AGAAGCAATATTTGCTTCTGTCATGTTTCATAAACTGCTTTGGAGTACAAGTCCTCATATCTGTGAAACTGTTTCCTTAtatataggtttttaaaaataggaatgtttttatttgtaactTACTTGATAAAGATGTAGTGATAAGTTTTATTTTGCATAGGTCATTTAATGAACTTGAAGTACTATGCTTCTCCTTCTGACCTGCTGGATGATAAGACTACATCTCCAATCATTTTGCATGAGAATAATGGTAAGGCTTTAACTGCAAAGCAACTGAAGGTTTTGTTCagtgttcaaaaaatattttaaaaagtttgcccGGGCCTGCTTGTACTTTTTGGTTTGCtactgactaatgagtttgccatcCCTACCAAAGTTTGCACCTTATACACTCCCACATACACACAATATGCATACATACCTACATAcgtatatgtacacatacatacgtACATAATACAAGCTTAATAAGTGCTATTGAATaagcaaataagtaaatgaaaagataCAAGCCACCCAACTTGAAAAATTCCCCtttaattattactttaaagGTGAAGAAATCAGCCAACTTACTGAAGAATTACAATAATGGatgttattttgtatttgcacattaatacactaaaacaaaatgagaaatagcCTATTACCTCATTTGTTCCCCTGTAATTTCAGTCAGTGATTATCCTATAattataattctatttaaatatattctgaaatTTGAGAACATAAGTAAATATCAGTAGTGAGCCTTTAAACATCATTTTCCTTGGATTGTGCTGTtccctatattttgttttatttacagaaaaagagaaatactggTTGGTTAGAAAGGTAACTTTTAGCATTTCTAAATTATATAGGTATTACAGTATCTGACAAACAAAATGGGGCTGACAGACTATGCAGAAGttagcctttttttaatgttaggaTTCTTATCATTTATGTTACTTTGGAGAataccctttttcttttctattcccaGTTCCTCGATCTTTGGGCATGAATGCATCAGTGACAATTGAAGGAACATCTGCTATGTATAAACTCCCAATTGCACCATTAATTATGGGGTCACATCCAGTTGACAACAAATGGTAAGTTAAATATTCTaggttagaaaaatattttttcaacttcAAGCCCAGTTATGAAACAAGGACTATCTTCACTTGGCTCTTCCCTCACTTGACTATCTAGAGattggctttttgttttattcatttattttttcagtgcctATTTTAATGTTCCTTTCTGAAGTCTGCTCATAGAACGCATTCTCTGTCCTAAGAAAGAAGGGAACTGTGCTAATTCCTCTGGTTTAGTGATTACTTTGTTTTTTCTCGTGGGACTGATGTTGATTTGGAGTTACATTGGAACATGCTTCAGGATAGATGTTTGAATACTTTAGGGTTAACAAATAGGATGTTTTGTTAAGAGTTGGAATAAAGTTCAAAGTGAGTTTTGATAGGCTTTGTGAATAAGTGTGTATATGATACAAACATGTCTAAGAATGGGTGtttagattttcattttcatattaagTCAAaatccatccctctcccttctcttgttGAAggaccccctccttctcctcaatCACCAGTGCCAACAGTGTTGATCTTCCTGCCTGTTTCTTCTTGAAATTTCCTCAGCCAATCCCGGTATCTAGAGCATTTGTTCAGAAACTTCAGAACTGCACAGGTGAGTTTTCAGTATGGAGAGCTAATCTTGTTATAAATGTGAAATGCAAACTTCAAATTCAAATTATCTTAGACCTCTTTTGGCCTTACAGGCCTCAAAAAAGAACTGATGGGTTTAGATGTCATAGTCCTTTGTACTAAAGTACTatttgaataaatggataaatgaaataaaagtcataAAGGGAAGACTGAGCTGTCAGCGTTTTGAGCTTATTTGTGATCATTATATTAATCTTTTTTCCAGGAATTCCTTTGTTTGAAACTCAACCAACTTATGTACCCCTGTATGAACTGATCACTCAGTTTGAGCTGTCAAAGGACCCTGACCCCATACCTTTGAATCACAACATGCGGTTTTATGCTGTAAGTGAAGCCCTGTGGACTGCTGTAGGTTAGATTGGTACCCAAGATGAGATTCTTCCTTTATGGGGTCAGTGAGGTCAGATAATATTCTTTTGGACTGCTGAATTGTATCCTGTTTCCTCAGTAAGGCAGGAAATTACAGAAATCTCTGGAACATACTGAAGAAAGAGCATGGGCTTCTAAGTCAGGAAACAACAAACATTtcattgttgaaatttcaggtgAACCCTGGCCGGTAGTTCagatggttagaacattgtcccagcaCTCAAAGGTTGAGGAGTCtcatccccggttagggcacatacaaggttTAAGCAACAAATggataaatgagtggaacaacaaattgatgtttctcttttctcctctctctaaaaatcaatcaataaataaaatttattttaaaacatttcagatGAAAGTCTCTTATTGGTATTCTGAACTTTTACAAGCTTATAAGTAGGTGTTAAACATTCtcattgtttacttttttcaAGTGTTGTCTTATAATCTGAAAACGTCCTTCAGGTACATACAGAGAAGAAAGTGctggaattaattaattaaggaaGGTTCCAAAACCTCATCTGcacttgaatttattggaatattTGATGATAGTCTAAAGTAGAAGTTCTCAAATTCTGGCTGCATTATAATTATCTGTCgagtgttttattaaaaatacagattttggcctgacctgtggtggcgcagtggataacatttcgacctggaacgctgaggttgctggttcaaaaccccctgggcttgcctggtcacggcacatatgggagttgatgcttcctgctcctccccctcccctaccccccccccaactgaataaaacctttaaaaaaatacatttttttcacttattgttCAGGGACCTCTTTTACACAGATTTCTGAGgcaatttttatgttaaaacaaGGTTAGGAAACCACTAGCagaacatttattaaaaagggtTTTTTCAGCCAAGTGAGTAATTGGCATTTATAACATCAGCTGACCAAAAGAATTCACAGTGGAGTTCTATTATTTGCCAAGAAACTGCTGCCGAGTTGTGAGGtgtaggttgttgtttttttttttgatagcttATGGTTGGAGTATGGTGGGCAAGGAAATAGCTTTAATTTCCTCTGTTCTTTTTGCCTAGGCTCTTCCAGGTCAGCAGCACTGCTATTTCCTCAACAAGGATGCTCCTCTTCCAGATGGCAGAAGTCTACAGGGAACCCTCATTAGCAAAATCACCTTTCAGCACCCTGGCCGGGTTCCTCTTATCCTAAATCTGATCAGACACCAAGTGGCTTATAATACCCTAATTGGAAGCTGTGTCAAAAGAACTATTCTGAAAGAAGGTACTACCTTTCCTTTTGATATATTTACTGGTAAATGGAAACTGATAACTCTATTGGTGGCCCATGTAATTATCtgtagaactttaaaaaatacagatatttGGTTCCCACACCCACAAGAACTGAATTAGAACCTCAGTGGTAAGCATTGGGAATCTAGTTTAAGCTCCACAATTTAATTTGATGGAACCAATTTATACATTGGCATTtggaaaccactttttttttgtgggggtgggAAGGTTCACAACAGACTTACTGTACTCTTTCTTTGCCTACAGTGATATAATTGGGTGGCTTAGGGCCTAAACCTGGCAGCTTAACATAAAGTAGAACTTGGGATGCAGTATGAAGAGAggacttccttatttttttttttttcattttttcatttttctgaagctggaaacggggagagacagtcagacagactcccgcatgcgcccgaccgggatccacccggcacgcccaccaggggcgacgctctgcccaccagggggcgatgctctgcccatcctgggcgtcgccatattgcgaccagagccactctagcgcctgaggcagaggccacagagccatccccagcgcccgggccatctctgctccaatggagccttggctgcgggaggggaagagagagacagagaggaaagtgcggcggaggggtggagaagcaaatgggcgcttctcctgtgtgccctggccgggaatcgaacccgggtcctccgcacgctaggccgacgctctaccgctgagccaaccggccagggcgacttccttatttttttgtggcggtagagggagagagacagaggaagggagaaagatgagaaacatcaacttgtagttgtagcgctttagttgttgattgattgcttcttatacatgccttgacggggtTGAGGGtgctccagacaagccagtgatcccttgctcaagccagcaagcttgggttcaagccagtgaccctgcaatgagcctacactcaagctggtgacttcagggttttgaacctgggatttcagcatcccaggtcagtgctctctccactgtgcaaccactggtcaggcgaGAGGACTTCTTGATATCTAAATTCTAGGTTGTTAGGACAGTGCTTTTAGTCCTGAATATATTTCCTCTCCTCATTCTTTGGAAAATTTAATCATATAGTTTAAAAAGGGGTAAGGCCTtgtaccattttctttttctcccaggaTTCTGAAATGCTTGTGGTTTTCAAACGCAGTATGCTATTAGAACCTTTGATGTGAATTTTGGCTGCTTTAGTTAATCATAGTTACTTTTTACTTTAGTTGTAAAGCACTTCAGTGATAGAGATATATCAGTGCAAATGGTAAGAAGAAACAGGGAAGGTAAAtcaagagataatttttttttttttcatttttctgaagctggaaacagggagagacagtcagacagactcccgcatgcgcccaaccgggatccacccggcacgcccaccaggggcgatgctctgcccatcctgggcgtcgccatgttgcgaccagagccactctagcgcctgaggcagaggccacagagccatccccagcgcccgggccatctttgctccaatggagccttggctgcgggaggggaagagagagacagagaggaaagcgcggcggaggggtggagaagcaaatgggcgcttctcctgtgtgccctggccgggaatcgaacccgggtcctccgcacggtaggccgacgctctaccgctgagccaaccggccagggctcaagagataatttttatggaaataagaatTGCTTTAGGAATGAGAAATTTTAGAGTGCATACACAAGTGTGCTTATGGTTCTTCTATTTCATGTATTTGAAATAGAGTACTAGCTTCAGGgcttctaaaaatgaatttttgtgctctgactggtggtggtgcagtggataaagtgtcaacccagaacactaaggtcgccagttcaaaaccccaaggtcgctggctctgagcCTGGGCTTGTCAGCATGGAGTCAATGGCTTGAGTGGAGGATCTTCCACATGATCCCAGTGCTTGCTTGCCAGCTTGAGGCCaaagttgctggcctgagcaaggggacactggctttgCCCTGGTCGAGGCACCTATGGGATGCTCAGGGCGCAactaaagttgatgcttctcaccttccctctctatttctgtcccttcctgtttctcaaaaaaaaaaaataaataatttttttttttaaattaagaatggGTTTTTGTAAAGTAGTTATTACGTTAGTCCTACAGAGACGCTTTCTGCCAAGAAAGTGTGTGATCTTTATTTTTGGGCTACCAGCAAGTTTGGCTTAGAAACATATGATAGTTTGACATGTGTCTATTTggcataaatatataattttatttatttattttaaaactttacttattgattcattttagagagagagagaggggccctggctggttggctcagtggtagagcatcggcctggcgtgcagaagtcccgggttcgattcctggccagggcacacaggagaagcgcccatctgcttctccagccctccccctctccttcctctctgtctctctcttcccctcctgcagccaaggctccattggagcaaagatggcccgggcgctggggatggctctttggcctctgcaaccagagcgaagccccggaggggcagagatcgccccctggtgggcagagcgtcgccccctggtgggcgtgccgggtggatcctggtcgggcgcatgcgggagtctgtctgactgtctctccccgtttccagcttcaggaaaaaaaaaatagagagagagaacatcaacttattgttccatttatttacgcattcattggttgattcttgtatgttccctgagtGGAGATCAAGAGACACAACCTTAACATATTGAGAGACTCGCTAACTAGCTGAGCTAACAGCTGCAAACACTAATAGAAAGCAGGGTTTATGGCAATGGTTCTGGATGTCTGCTTATCAAATAGAAGGAGGGACTTCCTCTTGGCCACATTCATATtcagaattcttttatttatttactttattttttaagtgaaaaggtgggAGATAAGAGACTCCCCCatttgctctgactgggatccaccgagcaacccagtctgaggccaatgctttaccattCTGGGGCCCATGTTGAGAACCAAGcaatttttagcgcctgaggcagaggctttacagagccatcctcagtgcctggagccaatgtgCTCAgttcaatcaagctatggctatgGGAGGTTGCTGGCCtggggttgcttctcctgtgtgccctgaccaggaatcgaacctagggcTTCCATATGCCGgtttgatgctctaccacggagccaaagAGCTAGGGCCCAGAATTCACTTTTAAGATAGGGTCCTTAAGAATTTAGGGACTAAATGTCTTCatttagaaaactagaaattTAATTACTTTGTTTTGAAGTATTTATGATGAACTagtagatttcttcttttttttttttttttttttgtatttttctgaagttggaaacagggaggcagttagacagactcccgcatgcgcccaaccaggatccacccagcatgcccaccagggggcgacgctccgcccatctgaggcgttgctctgttgcaaccaaggccattctagcgcctgaggcagaggccatggagccatcctcagcgcctgggccaactttgctccaatggagccttggctgcgggaggggaagagagagacagagaggaaggagagggggaggggtggagaagcagatgggcgcttctcctgtgtggcctggctgggaatcgaacccaggactcctgcatgccaggccaacactctaccactgagccaaccggccagggcccagatttctTCTTATACTTGTGGATGATATATATAGTAGGTGTGGGATTTAGTTTccaagggaaagaaagaatttcattctttaaacTTCAGAATTATTATTTACTTGTCTCAAGTCTTAATTTGGTTGATTATTTTATgatgttttctttgccttttagATTCTCCTGGGCTCCTCCAATTTGAAGTGTGTCCCCTCTCAGAGTCCCGTTTCAGTGtatcttttcaacatcctgtGAATGATTCCCTGGTGTGTGGTGAGTTTTATGGGTGATTACCACCTGTCTCAGGGCAGCAGTTTGgtcctttatcttttttagaAAAGTCACAAGTTGAATTTATCTAAAATACCTCCTCTACATTTTGTCTTTCAGTGGTAATGGATGTGCAGGACTCAACACATGTGAGCTGTAAACTCTACAAGGGGCTGTCAGACGCACTCATCTGCACAGATGACTTCATTGCCAAAGTTGTTCAAAGGTAGCACTGACCCTTTTCCATCACAGTCCCAGTAAGAGCTGTATAAGGGATGTTTTTTTTCAGTATGAGAGTGAATTGGAAATTTAGGAGGAAAGTATTTAGTCACTGCTTTAAATTCACTCTTCTCTGCTTTCAGATTCAAAAGCAATATGAGCtttgatttcttaaaatatcATTATGAGAGTAATAGGAAGTAAGGTAGGTAACTTCAGGCCCAGCATTAGGGTTCTTTTAAGAGGGAGAGGGCAGAAATAAGATGCAGCTCTTTTTTCACTTATCCTctctgtcactttaaaaaaaaattagtgatttttagagagaaaaaggaaagggaggagggaggaggagagagagagagagaaagaaacatcaatttgttgttccacttacttatgtattcactggttgtttaatgtatgtgccctgactggggattgaaccggcaaccatggcatatcaggacaacacttcaactgagctactggctagGACCTCCTGTCACTTTTTAACATGTAACAACATGTCAGTGGCAGTATGTGAGAAGACTTGAGCCAGTCAGCTTTCCAAAAACATTAATATGtaattttgagatttttcttgagCAAATACTAGtggactgtttttgtttgtttgtttgtttttagtggactgttttataattaaattttattggaacacagccatatcTGTCAATGTACAGATATGAACATGGTATCTGTGGCCTTTGAGCTAGGATGACAAAGTAGTTTGGCAGAAACCATATGATCTTCAAAAGCCTAAACTGTTATTAACTGGCCCTTTAGGGAAGGTTGCTGACATGTTCTAGAgcagaatgtttttaaatatgtttgtaaatataaatttgtatgctaaaaagtgtttttctttaaaaataaacaaggctTCATACCAGTAGTAGCACTTTTTACAGTATAGTTTTGGGGTAATCTAAGCCATTAAGATTTagaacttggcctgacctgtggtggcgcagtggataaagtgtcgacctggaacactgaggtcgctggctcaaaaccctgcacttgtctggttaagtcacatatgggagttgatgcttcctgctcctctcccctttctctctttctgtctatctcttctttctctctctctctcctaaaatgaataaataaaaattaaaaaaaaatttagaacttGATGGATCGAGATTTTTCTAGTGGTTCATTAATTAAGATAAATGATATATCCCATTAATCACATGTGAAGCTCCAAAAGGAGGGCATTTTGTTACTGAGTTAATTATTGCTAGTTTTATTTTAGCTCATGATATCTAATTATTTAGCTTCTTATTTATGGTTAGTTTGTCTTCTGGGTGTGCTTCAAAAGAGGTTGAcgattgcctgactggtggtggtgcagtagatagagcattgacctggggcactgaggtcaccagcttgagcatgggctcatcaacgTGATCctaaggtctttggcttgagcaaggggtcactggcttggcttgagtccctcggtcaagtcatgtatgagaaacaatcagtgaacaacaaaagtgacacaactatgagttgatgcttctctccccctttctgtctctctattaaaaaaaataaaaacgaggTTGCCTGCCAGTCCAGATTCTTTTTAGAATGAATTTACCCAAAGCTCTGGCATGTCATAGACCTGTTCTTGCCTTTGGGTTTATTTGCCTTACCTAAAAACTGCATTACTGCAAACCTCTGATGACATTTCTAAATCTCAGGCAAAATTAAAGCCCGTTTTACCTAATGAAAAATTGGTTTTATTCAGCAGCGAATGCAATGTTAACTCTGTTTTTTCCATCTTATCTTACAGATGTATGTCCATCCCTGTGACGATGAGGGCTATTCGGAGGAAGGCTGAAACCATTCAGGCCGACACCCCAGCACTGTCCCTCATTGCAGAGACAGTTGAAGACATGGTGAAAAAGAACCTGCCCCCGGCTAGCAGCCCAGGGTATGGCATGACCACAGGCAACAACCCAATGAGTGGTACCACTACACCAACCAACACCTTTCCGGGGGGTCCCATTACCACCTTGTTTAATATGAGCATGAGCATCAAAGATCGGCATGAGTCGGTGGGCCATGGGGAGGACTTCAGCAAGGTGTCTCAGAACCCAATTCTTACCAGTTTGTTGCAAATCACAGGGAACGGGGGGTCTACCATTGGCTCGAGTCCGACCCCTCCTCATCACACGCCGCCACCTGTCTCTTCGATGGCCGGCAACACCAAGAACCACCCGATGCTCATGAACCTTCTTAAAGATAATCCTGCCCAGGATTTCTCAACCCTTTATGGATGCAGCCCTTTAGAAAGGCAGAACTCCTCTTCCGGCTCACCCCGGATGGAAATGTGCTCGGGAAGCAAcaagacaaagaagaagaagTCATCAAGATTACTACCTGATAAACCCAAGCACCAGACTGAAGATGACTTTCAGAGGGAGCTGTTTTCAATGGATGTTGACTCACAGAACCCTATCTTTGATGTCAACATGACAGCTGACACACTGGATACACCACACATCACTCCAGCTCCAAGCCAGTGTAGCACTCCCCCAACAACTTACCCACAACCAGTACCTCACCCCCAACCCAGTATTCAAAGGATGGTCCGACTATCCAGTTCAGACAGCATTGGTCCAGATGTAACTGATATCCTTTCAGACATTGCAGAAGAAGCCTCTAAGCTTCCCAGCTCTAGTGATGATTGCCCACCCATTGGTACCCCTGTTCGAGATTCTTCAAGCTCTGGGCATTCTCAGAGTGCCCTCTTTGACCCTGATGTCTTTCAAACCAATAATAATGAAAATCCATACACTGATCCAGCTGATCTTATTGCAGATGCTGCTGGAAGCCCCAGTAGTGACTCTCCTACCAATCATTTTTTTCCTGATGGAGTAGATTTCAATCCTGATTTATTGAACAGCCAGAGCCAAAGTGGTTTTGGAGAAGAATACTTTGATGAAAGCAGCCAAAGTGGAGATAATGATGATTTCAAAGGATTTgcatctcaggcactaaatacTCTGGGGGTGCCAATGCTTGGAGGTGATAACGGGGAGACTAAGTTTAAAGGCAATAGCCAAGCTGATACAGTTGATTTCAGTATTATAGCAGTAGCTGGTAAGGCTTTGGGTTCTGCAGATCTGATGGAGCATCACAGTGGTAGCCAGAGTCCTTTATTGACAACTGGGGACTTAGGGAAAGACAAGACTCAGAAGAGAGTAAAGGAAGGCAATGGCACCAGTAATAGTAGTCTGACGGGGCCAGGATTAGAGAGCAAACCGGGAAAGCGCAGTCGGACCCCTTCTAATGATGGTAAGAGCAAAGATAAGCCTCCAAAGCGAAAGAAGGCAGACACTGAGGGAAAGTCTCCATCTCACAGTTCTACCCGACCTTTCACCCCACCTACCAGTACAGGTGGGTCCAAATCTCCAGGCAGTTCAGGAAGATCTCAGACTCCCCCAGGTGTTGCAACACCACCCATTCCCAAAATCACTATTCAGATTCCTAAGGGAACCGTGATGGTAGGCAAGCCCTCTTCGCACAGTCAGTATACCAGCAGTGGTTCTGTGTCTTCCTCAGGCAGTAAAAGCCACCATAGccattcttcctcttcttcctcatcaTCTGCTTCCAACTCAGGCAAGATGAAAAGCAGTAAATCAGAAGGTTCATCAAGTTCCAAGTTAAGTAGCAGTATATATTCTAGTCAAGGGTCTTCTGGGTCTAGCCAGTCCAAAACTTCATCCCAGTCTGGGGGGAAGCCAGGCTCCTCTCCCATTACCAAGCATGGACTGAGCAGTAGCTCCAGCAGCACCAAGATGAAACTTCAGGGGAAGCCATCTTCACTTATGAATCCTAATTTAAGTAAACCAAACATATCCCCTTCCCATTCACGGCCACCTGGAGGCTCTGATAAGCTTGCCTCTCCAATGAAGCCTATTCCTGGGACTCCCCCATCCTCTAAAGCCAAGTCCCCTATCAGTTCAGGTCCTGGTGGTTCTCATATGTCTGGAACTGGTTCAAGCACTGGCATGAAGTCATCTTCAGGGTTAGGATCCTCAGGCTCATTAAAAACTCCCCCATCATCTAATTCTTGTACAGCATCATCTTCCTTTTCCTCAAGTGGTTCTTCCATGTCATCCTCTCAGAACCAGCATGGGAGTTCCAAAGGGAAATCTCCCAGCAGAAATAAGAAGCCGTCCTTAACAGCTGTCATAGATAAACTGAAGCATGGGGTTGTCACCAGTGGCCCTGGAGGTGAAGACCCAATGGACGGCCAGATGGGGGTGAGCACAAATTCTTCTAGCCATCCTATGTCCTCCAAGCATAACATGTCAGGGGGAGAGTTCCAGGGCAAGCGTGAGAAAAGTGATAAAGACaaatcaaaggtttccacctcGGGGGGCTCAGTGGATTCATCTAAGAAGACTTCAGAGTCAAAAAATGTGGGGAGCACGGGTGTGGCAAAAATTATCATCAGTAAGCATGATGGGGGATCCCCCAGCATTAAAGCCAAAGTGACTTTGCAGAAACCTGGGGAAAGTAGTGGAGAAGGGCTTAGGCCTCAGATGGCCTCTTCCAAAAACTATGGCTCTCCACTCATCAGTGGTTCCACTCCAAAGCATGAGCGTGGCTCTCCTAGCCATAGTAAGTCACCAGCATATACCCCCCAGAATCTGGACAGTGAAAGTGAGTCAGGCTCCTCCATAGCAGAGAAATCTTATCAGAACAGTCCCAGCTCAGATGATGGCATCCGACCACTTCCAGAATACAGCACAGAGAAGCATAagaagcacaaaaaagaaaagaagaaagtaaaagacaAAGATCGGGACCGAGATCGGGACAAAGACCGAGACAAGAAAAAATCTCATAGCATCAAGCCAGAGAGTTGGTCTAAATCACCCATCTCTTCAGACCAGTCCTTGTCTATGACAAGTAATACAATCTTATCTACAGACAGGCCCTCAAGACTCAGCCCAGACTTTATGATGGGGGAGGAAGATGATGATCTTATGGATGTAGCACTGATTGGCAATTAGGAAT
The DNA window shown above is from Saccopteryx bilineata isolate mSacBil1 chromosome 2, mSacBil1_pri_phased_curated, whole genome shotgun sequence and carries:
- the MED1 gene encoding mediator of RNA polymerase II transcription subunit 1 isoform X1, with product MKAQGETEESEKLSKMSSLLERLHAKFNQNRPWSETIKLVRQVMEKRVVMSSGGHQHLVSCLETLQKALKVTSLPAMTDRLESIARQNGLGSHLSASGTECYITSDMFYVEVQLDPAGQLCDVKVAHHGENPVSCPELVQQLREKNFDEFSKHLKGLVNLYNLPGDNKLKTKMYLALQSLEQDLSKMAVMYWKATNAGPLDKILHGSVGYLTPRSGGHLMNLKYYASPSDLLDDKTTSPIILHENNVPRSLGMNASVTIEGTSAMYKLPIAPLIMGSHPVDNKWTPSFSSITSANSVDLPACFFLKFPQPIPVSRAFVQKLQNCTGIPLFETQPTYVPLYELITQFELSKDPDPIPLNHNMRFYAALPGQQHCYFLNKDAPLPDGRSLQGTLISKITFQHPGRVPLILNLIRHQVAYNTLIGSCVKRTILKEDSPGLLQFEVCPLSESRFSVSFQHPVNDSLVCVVMDVQDSTHVSCKLYKGLSDALICTDDFIAKVVQRCMSIPVTMRAIRRKAETIQADTPALSLIAETVEDMVKKNLPPASSPGYGMTTGNNPMSGTTTPTNTFPGGPITTLFNMSMSIKDRHESVGHGEDFSKVSQNPILTSLLQITGNGGSTIGSSPTPPHHTPPPVSSMAGNTKNHPMLMNLLKDNPAQDFSTLYGCSPLERQNSSSGSPRMEMCSGSNKTKKKKSSRLLPDKPKHQTEDDFQRELFSMDVDSQNPIFDVNMTADTLDTPHITPAPSQCSTPPTTYPQPVPHPQPSIQRMVRLSSSDSIGPDVTDILSDIAEEASKLPSSSDDCPPIGTPVRDSSSSGHSQSALFDPDVFQTNNNENPYTDPADLIADAAGSPSSDSPTNHFFPDGVDFNPDLLNSQSQSGFGEEYFDESSQSGDNDDFKGFASQALNTLGVPMLGGDNGETKFKGNSQADTVDFSIIAVAGKALGSADLMEHHSGSQSPLLTTGDLGKDKTQKRVKEGNGTSNSSLTGPGLESKPGKRSRTPSNDGKSKDKPPKRKKADTEGKSPSHSSTRPFTPPTSTGGSKSPGSSGRSQTPPGVATPPIPKITIQIPKGTVMVGKPSSHSQYTSSGSVSSSGSKSHHSHSSSSSSSSASNSGKMKSSKSEGSSSSKLSSSIYSSQGSSGSSQSKTSSQSGGKPGSSPITKHGLSSSSSSTKMKLQGKPSSLMNPNLSKPNISPSHSRPPGGSDKLASPMKPIPGTPPSSKAKSPISSGPGGSHMSGTGSSTGMKSSSGLGSSGSLKTPPSSNSCTASSSFSSSGSSMSSSQNQHGSSKGKSPSRNKKPSLTAVIDKLKHGVVTSGPGGEDPMDGQMGVSTNSSSHPMSSKHNMSGGEFQGKREKSDKDKSKVSTSGGSVDSSKKTSESKNVGSTGVAKIIISKHDGGSPSIKAKVTLQKPGESSGEGLRPQMASSKNYGSPLISGSTPKHERGSPSHSKSPAYTPQNLDSESESGSSIAEKSYQNSPSSDDGIRPLPEYSTEKHKKHKKEKKKVKDKDRDRDRDKDRDKKKSHSIKPESWSKSPISSDQSLSMTSNTILSTDRPSRLSPDFMMGEEDDDLMDVALIGN